The following proteins are co-located in the Ammospiza caudacuta isolate bAmmCau1 chromosome 20, bAmmCau1.pri, whole genome shotgun sequence genome:
- the LOC131566507 gene encoding multidrug and toxin extrusion protein 2-like: MAAARCLRSARRLLPAGARSECWELARLAGPVFFAQLLGFLISVVSSIFCGHLGKAELDAVTLAVSVINVTGISIGAGLASACDTLMSQTYGSKNLKQVGTILQRGILILLLFCFPCWALFINTERILLLIRQDPEVSRLTQLYVMIFIPALPAAFLYQLLTRYLLSQEIIMPQVVTGIAANILNAAMNAFLLYALKLGMVGSAWANMVSQYTQAILLVLYVWWRKIHVKTWGGWSRDCLVDWGSFIWLAVPGMVMMCIEWWTFEIGSFLAGLISVVELGAQSVIYELACVAYMVPLGISVAASVRVGNALGAGNVEQAKTSCITALLCTGVFAVLVSALLGSLRNVVGYIFTNDTEIVTLVSRVMLIFAPFHLLDATAATCGGVLRGTGRQKLGAIANAVGYYALGFPVGISLMFAAKMGVLGLWVGMIICISVQALSFLAFVIRMDWRKAAEEAQVRAGTKEQMEDVNSNGTAAIKTSAVGYTSLDPDTGDTTVLPESMVMGERQPGQELSPQEEPAVLPVLAPVPWRAVMLRRGLAAAAAIAVLLVGILVRLLTGNG; encoded by the exons atgGCGGCAGCGCGGTGCCTGCGGAGCGCCCGGCGCCTCCTGCCCGCGGGCGCACGGAGCgagtgctgggagctggcccGGCTGGCGGGGCCCGTG TTCtttgcccagctgctggggttCCTGATCAGCGTGGTCAGCTCCATCTTCTGTGGCCACCTGGGGAAAGCTGAGCTGGATGCTGTGACCCTGGCTGTGTCT GTTATCAACGTGACAGGGATCTCCATCGGTGCTGGCTTGGCCTCAGCATGTGACACGCTGATGAGCCAG ACCTACGGCAGCAAGAACCTGAAGCAGGTGGGCACCATCCTGCAGCGGGGCAtcctcatcctgctgctcttctgcttcccctgctgGGCCCTCTTCATCAACACCGAGAGGATCCTCCTGCTCATCCGGCAGGACCCCGAGGTCTCCAG GTTAACTCAGCTCTACGTGATGATCTTTATTCCAGCCCTTCCT GCGGCGTTTCTGTACCAGCTGCTGACAAGATATTTACTGAGTCAG gagatcATTATGCCTCAGGTGGTGACGGGGATTGCAGCCAACATCCTCAACGCAGCCATGAACGCCTTTCTGCTCTATGCTCTGAAGCTGGGCATGGT GGGCTCTGCCTGGGCTAACATGGTTTCTCAGTACACCCAGGCCATCCTCCTCGTCCTTTACGTGTGGTGGAGGAAGATCCATGTGAAGACCTGGGGAG gctggagcagggactgcCTCGTGGACTGGGGCTCCTTCAtctggctggcagtgcctggcatGGTCATGATGTGCATTGAGTGGTGGACCTTTGAGATTGGGAGCTTCTTGGCTG GGCTGATCAGCGTggtggagctgggagcacaaTCTGTCATCTACGAGCTCGCCTGTGTGGCGTACATG GTGCCTCTGGGCATCAGCGTGGCTGCGAGTGTCAGGGTGGGGaatgccctgggagcagggaatgtggAGCAAGCCAAGACCTCCTGCATCACTGCGCTGCTGTGCACAG gagtctttgctgtgctggtttCAGCATTACTGGGGAGCCTAAGGAATGTGGTGGGATACATCTTCACCAATGACAC GGAGATTGTCACCCTGGTGTCCAGAGTGATGCTCATCTTTGCTCCGTTCCACTTGCTGGATGCCACAGCA GCCACATGTGGCGGGGTGCTGCGGGGCACGGGCCGCCAGAAGCTGGGCGCCATTGCCAACGCCGTGGGATATTACGCCCTGGGCTTCCCCGTCGGCATCTCCCTGATGTTTGCAGCCAAGATGGGGGTCTTAG GTCTGTGGGTTGGGATGATCATTTGCATCTCGGTGCAAGCCCTTTCCTTCTTGGCTTTTGTCATCCGCATGGATTGGAGGAAAGCTGCAGAGGAG GCTCAGGTCCGAGCTGGAACGAAAGAACAAATGGAAGATGTGAACTCCAATGGCACAGCTGCTATCAAAACATCTGCTGTGG GTTACACCTCCCTCGACCCGGACACCGGGGACACCACGGTGCTACCTGAGAGCATGGTGATGGGGGAgaggcagcctgggcaggagctcagccctcaggaggagcctgctgtgctccctgtccTTGCCCCCGTGCCATGGAGGGCTGTGATGCTCCGCCgtgggctggctgctgctgctgccatcgctgtgctgctggtggggaTCCTGGTCCGGCTCCTGACTGGCAATGGATAA